The following coding sequences are from one Macaca nemestrina isolate mMacNem1 chromosome 1, mMacNem.hap1, whole genome shotgun sequence window:
- the LOC105484758 gene encoding transmembrane protein 183A isoform X1, producing MARGPGPLGRPRPDTVAMPKRGKRLKFRAHDACSGRVTVADYANSDPAVVRSGRVKKAVANAVQQEVKSLCGLEASQVPAEEALSGAGEPCDIIDSSDEMDAQEESIHERTVSRKKKSKRHKEELDGAGGEEYPMDIWLLLASYIRPEDIVNFSLICKNAWTVTCTAAFWTRLYRRHYTLDASLPLRLRPESMEKLRCLRACVIRSLYHMYEPFAARISKNPAIPESTPSTLKNSKCLLFWCRKIVGNRQEPMWEFNFKFKKQSPRLKSKCTGGLQPPIQYEDVHTNPDQDCCLLQVTTLNFIFIPIVMGMIFTLFTINVSTDMRHHRVRLVFQDSPVHGGRKLRSEQGVQVILDPVHSVRLFDWWHPQYPFSLRA from the exons ATGGCCCGGGGGCCCGGCCCGCTAGGCAGGCCTCGCCCGGATACGGTCGCCATGCCCAAGAGAGGAAAGCGACTCAAGTTCCGGGCCCACGACGCCTGCTCCGGCCGAG TGACCGTGGCGGATTACGCCAACTCGGATCCGGCGGTCGTGAGGTCTGGACGAGTCAAGAAAGCGGTAGCCAACGCTGTTCAGCAGGAAG taaAATCTCTTTGTGGCTTGGAAGCCTCTCAGGTTCCTGCAGAGGAAGCTCTTTCTGGGGCTGGTGAGCCCTGTGACATCATCGACAGCAGTGATGAGATGGATGCCCAGGAGGAAAGCATCCATGAGAGaactgtctccagaaaaaagaaaagcaagaggcaCAAAG aagAACTGGACGGGGCTGGAGGAGAAGAGTATCCCATGGATATTTGGCTGTTGCTGGCCTCCTATATCCGTCCTGAGGACATTGTGAATTTTTCCCTGATTTGTAAGAATGCCTGGACTGTCACTTGCACTGCTGCCTTTTGGACCAGGTTGTACCGAAG GCACTACACGCTGGATGCTTCCCTGCCTTTGCGTCTGCGACCAGAGTCAATGGAGAAGCTGCGCTGTCTCCGGGCTTGTGTGATCCGATCTCTGTACCATATGTATGAGCCATTTGCTGCTCGAATCTCCAAGAATCCAGCCATTCCAGAAAGCACCCCCAGCACATTAAAGAATTCCAAA TGCTTACTTTTCTGGTGCAGAAAGATTGTTGGGAACAGACAGGAACCAATGTGGGAATTCAACTTCAAGTTCAAAAAACAG TCCCCTAGGTTAAAGAGCAAGTGTACAGGAGGATTGCAGCCTCCCATTCAGTACGAAGATGTTCATACCAATCCAGACCAGGACTGCTGCCTACTGCAGGTCACGACCCTCAATTTCATCTTTATTCCGATTGTCATGGGAATGATATTTACTCTG TTTACTATCAATGTGAGCACGGACATGCGGCATCATCGAGTGAGACTGGTGTTCCAAGATTCCCCTGTCCATGGTGGTCGGAAACTGCGCAGTGAGCAGGGTGTGCAAGTCATCCTGGACCCAGTGCACAGCGTTCGGCTCTTTGACTGGTGGCACCCTCAGTACCCATTCTCCCTGAGAGCATAG
- the LOC105484758 gene encoding transmembrane protein 183A isoform X2 yields the protein MARGPGPLGRPRPDTVAMPKRGKRLKFRAHDACSGRVTVADYANSDPAVVRSGRVKKAVANAVQQEVKSLCGLEASQVPAEEALSGAGEPCDIIDSSDEMDAQEESIHERTVSRKKKSKRHKELDGAGGEEYPMDIWLLLASYIRPEDIVNFSLICKNAWTVTCTAAFWTRLYRRHYTLDASLPLRLRPESMEKLRCLRACVIRSLYHMYEPFAARISKNPAIPESTPSTLKNSKCLLFWCRKIVGNRQEPMWEFNFKFKKQSPRLKSKCTGGLQPPIQYEDVHTNPDQDCCLLQVTTLNFIFIPIVMGMIFTLFTINVSTDMRHHRVRLVFQDSPVHGGRKLRSEQGVQVILDPVHSVRLFDWWHPQYPFSLRA from the exons ATGGCCCGGGGGCCCGGCCCGCTAGGCAGGCCTCGCCCGGATACGGTCGCCATGCCCAAGAGAGGAAAGCGACTCAAGTTCCGGGCCCACGACGCCTGCTCCGGCCGAG TGACCGTGGCGGATTACGCCAACTCGGATCCGGCGGTCGTGAGGTCTGGACGAGTCAAGAAAGCGGTAGCCAACGCTGTTCAGCAGGAAG taaAATCTCTTTGTGGCTTGGAAGCCTCTCAGGTTCCTGCAGAGGAAGCTCTTTCTGGGGCTGGTGAGCCCTGTGACATCATCGACAGCAGTGATGAGATGGATGCCCAGGAGGAAAGCATCCATGAGAGaactgtctccagaaaaaagaaaagcaagaggcaCAAAG AACTGGACGGGGCTGGAGGAGAAGAGTATCCCATGGATATTTGGCTGTTGCTGGCCTCCTATATCCGTCCTGAGGACATTGTGAATTTTTCCCTGATTTGTAAGAATGCCTGGACTGTCACTTGCACTGCTGCCTTTTGGACCAGGTTGTACCGAAG GCACTACACGCTGGATGCTTCCCTGCCTTTGCGTCTGCGACCAGAGTCAATGGAGAAGCTGCGCTGTCTCCGGGCTTGTGTGATCCGATCTCTGTACCATATGTATGAGCCATTTGCTGCTCGAATCTCCAAGAATCCAGCCATTCCAGAAAGCACCCCCAGCACATTAAAGAATTCCAAA TGCTTACTTTTCTGGTGCAGAAAGATTGTTGGGAACAGACAGGAACCAATGTGGGAATTCAACTTCAAGTTCAAAAAACAG TCCCCTAGGTTAAAGAGCAAGTGTACAGGAGGATTGCAGCCTCCCATTCAGTACGAAGATGTTCATACCAATCCAGACCAGGACTGCTGCCTACTGCAGGTCACGACCCTCAATTTCATCTTTATTCCGATTGTCATGGGAATGATATTTACTCTG TTTACTATCAATGTGAGCACGGACATGCGGCATCATCGAGTGAGACTGGTGTTCCAAGATTCCCCTGTCCATGGTGGTCGGAAACTGCGCAGTGAGCAGGGTGTGCAAGTCATCCTGGACCCAGTGCACAGCGTTCGGCTCTTTGACTGGTGGCACCCTCAGTACCCATTCTCCCTGAGAGCATAG
- the LOC105484758 gene encoding transmembrane protein 183A isoform X3 gives MARGPGPLGRPRPDTVAMPKRGKRLKFRAHDACSGRVTVADYANSDPAVVRSGRVKKAVANAVQQEVKSLCGLEASQVPAEEALSGAGEPCDIIDSSDEMDAQEESIHERTVSRKKKSKRHKEELDGAGGEEYPMDIWLLLASYIRPEDIVNFSLICKNAWTVTCTAAFWTRLYRRHYTLDASLPLRLRPESMEKLRCLRACVIRSLYHMYEPFAARISKNPAIPESTPSTLKNSKCLLFWCRKIVGNRQEPMWEFNFKFKKQVKEQVYRRIAASHSVRRCSYQSRPGLLPTAGHDPQFHLYSDCHGNDIYSVYYQCEHGHAASSSETGVPRFPCPWWSETAQ, from the exons ATGGCCCGGGGGCCCGGCCCGCTAGGCAGGCCTCGCCCGGATACGGTCGCCATGCCCAAGAGAGGAAAGCGACTCAAGTTCCGGGCCCACGACGCCTGCTCCGGCCGAG TGACCGTGGCGGATTACGCCAACTCGGATCCGGCGGTCGTGAGGTCTGGACGAGTCAAGAAAGCGGTAGCCAACGCTGTTCAGCAGGAAG taaAATCTCTTTGTGGCTTGGAAGCCTCTCAGGTTCCTGCAGAGGAAGCTCTTTCTGGGGCTGGTGAGCCCTGTGACATCATCGACAGCAGTGATGAGATGGATGCCCAGGAGGAAAGCATCCATGAGAGaactgtctccagaaaaaagaaaagcaagaggcaCAAAG aagAACTGGACGGGGCTGGAGGAGAAGAGTATCCCATGGATATTTGGCTGTTGCTGGCCTCCTATATCCGTCCTGAGGACATTGTGAATTTTTCCCTGATTTGTAAGAATGCCTGGACTGTCACTTGCACTGCTGCCTTTTGGACCAGGTTGTACCGAAG GCACTACACGCTGGATGCTTCCCTGCCTTTGCGTCTGCGACCAGAGTCAATGGAGAAGCTGCGCTGTCTCCGGGCTTGTGTGATCCGATCTCTGTACCATATGTATGAGCCATTTGCTGCTCGAATCTCCAAGAATCCAGCCATTCCAGAAAGCACCCCCAGCACATTAAAGAATTCCAAA TGCTTACTTTTCTGGTGCAGAAAGATTGTTGGGAACAGACAGGAACCAATGTGGGAATTCAACTTCAAGTTCAAAAAACAG GTTAAAGAGCAAGTGTACAGGAGGATTGCAGCCTCCCATTCAGTACGAAGATGTTCATACCAATCCAGACCAGGACTGCTGCCTACTGCAGGTCACGACCCTCAATTTCATCTTTATTCCGATTGTCATGGGAATGATATTTACTCTG TTTACTATCAATGTGAGCACGGACATGCGGCATCATCGAGTGAGACTGGTGTTCCAAGATTCCCCTGTCCATGGTGGTCGGAAACTGCGCAGTGA
- the LOC105484758 gene encoding transmembrane protein 183A isoform X4 codes for MARGPGPLGRPRPDTVAMPKRGKRLKFRAHDACSGRVTVADYANSDPAVVRSGRVKKAVANAVQQEVKSLCGLEASQVPAEEALSGAGEPCDIIDSSDEMDAQEESIHERTVSRKKKSKRHKELDGAGGEEYPMDIWLLLASYIRPEDIVNFSLICKNAWTVTCTAAFWTRLYRRHYTLDASLPLRLRPESMEKLRCLRACVIRSLYHMYEPFAARISKNPAIPESTPSTLKNSKCLLFWCRKIVGNRQEPMWEFNFKFKKQVKEQVYRRIAASHSVRRCSYQSRPGLLPTAGHDPQFHLYSDCHGNDIYSVYYQCEHGHAASSSETGVPRFPCPWWSETAQ; via the exons ATGGCCCGGGGGCCCGGCCCGCTAGGCAGGCCTCGCCCGGATACGGTCGCCATGCCCAAGAGAGGAAAGCGACTCAAGTTCCGGGCCCACGACGCCTGCTCCGGCCGAG TGACCGTGGCGGATTACGCCAACTCGGATCCGGCGGTCGTGAGGTCTGGACGAGTCAAGAAAGCGGTAGCCAACGCTGTTCAGCAGGAAG taaAATCTCTTTGTGGCTTGGAAGCCTCTCAGGTTCCTGCAGAGGAAGCTCTTTCTGGGGCTGGTGAGCCCTGTGACATCATCGACAGCAGTGATGAGATGGATGCCCAGGAGGAAAGCATCCATGAGAGaactgtctccagaaaaaagaaaagcaagaggcaCAAAG AACTGGACGGGGCTGGAGGAGAAGAGTATCCCATGGATATTTGGCTGTTGCTGGCCTCCTATATCCGTCCTGAGGACATTGTGAATTTTTCCCTGATTTGTAAGAATGCCTGGACTGTCACTTGCACTGCTGCCTTTTGGACCAGGTTGTACCGAAG GCACTACACGCTGGATGCTTCCCTGCCTTTGCGTCTGCGACCAGAGTCAATGGAGAAGCTGCGCTGTCTCCGGGCTTGTGTGATCCGATCTCTGTACCATATGTATGAGCCATTTGCTGCTCGAATCTCCAAGAATCCAGCCATTCCAGAAAGCACCCCCAGCACATTAAAGAATTCCAAA TGCTTACTTTTCTGGTGCAGAAAGATTGTTGGGAACAGACAGGAACCAATGTGGGAATTCAACTTCAAGTTCAAAAAACAG GTTAAAGAGCAAGTGTACAGGAGGATTGCAGCCTCCCATTCAGTACGAAGATGTTCATACCAATCCAGACCAGGACTGCTGCCTACTGCAGGTCACGACCCTCAATTTCATCTTTATTCCGATTGTCATGGGAATGATATTTACTCTG TTTACTATCAATGTGAGCACGGACATGCGGCATCATCGAGTGAGACTGGTGTTCCAAGATTCCCCTGTCCATGGTGGTCGGAAACTGCGCAGTGA